gcattcgaTCAAGGATTGTGGAAGCAACACAAAAAGGCAAAAGCTCCCCAATCTCCCAACGAGGAGGCataaaatagagggaaaaaaaaagtatataaactATTGCTAATctgtagagaaaaaaaaaatacacatatatcATCCATGGCAAAGCTGAGGCTGTTTCAATGTTTTTACAATGTCAACTAAGGTTTGCAAAGTATAACCAAGATGTATACCGCACAGCTCAATGACCTTGTGCCAAGGATTTGCGTTGCAGCATCTAACCCGACAAGGATCATTGTGCTCAACAACTgaataaaaatccaaagaacttttcttttcattgatGTTCTTCTTTACTGGtctgattttcattttgtgggTGGCCAGTTTCAGAACTGGCCGTGGCTGGGAAATAATCAATCAAGCTAGCAGCTATTGCAGCTTTCAAGTCCTCATCTTCCATTTCCGAAATAATTTCTCCTTCCCTAGATGGAAGAAATGGGTTTGATTGTTGTTGACTCGGATCGATTCTCTGAGGAGGAGCCAGTGTTGAGTTGCAGGATTTAGTTATCCTCTCAGCATCTTCGGGTGACAGCCACTGCCCGTAACCATTTGAAGCTTCAGAGGATGAGATGGGACATTCTTTTGGGAAGTTTCCTCTCACCAGGAAAATGCTCCAGCCGAAGCCTTTCAAAGAGTCCAGATAGGCTGATAGGTAAAATTTGGAAAGGTGCTGCGGGGCTGCATAGAGACTATCAAAGTTATACCATTCTCCATTCACTTTCCTGATACAGAACCAATGATCCTGCAAGTGACAGATAAATGCATTTTCCAACTCAGGGTCAACCTGGGCATGCTCAGCGACTGGAGAATCAAGGGGTATGACTTGCAAATCCCACACCTCTAAAGCCTTTTGCAACACCTGCATGAATGTCTTTCTAATTAGTCGGTTCAAAATAGtacatattaaaaattattatcaagcaataatgatgatgaaaaagAATGCAGGTGTATATTTTTCCCAGCCAAAAATAAAgctaaataaaattagatctcTGCCTTAAGGTGAactaattagataaaaaattatccatCTCAATCGTAAGAGAGGACACCACACTCTGTGCTTATCGCTTCAGATGGTTTGCTATAGGCTTTTCTCAGGATTCTGATATCAGACCAAGTGCCTAGAACATGAAATCTTGTGTAACTGCACAACTCTattacaattataattttttatagggCAGATTAGTGCAGAATTTACAATTTACTGAATATGTACAGCAAAGATTTTGTTCTTCCGGCAGACTATTGAACTAGGTAGATGGTTAACGATGACTGTATAGAACATTGAAAGACATCCAAGAAATGGGCTAAAGTCAGCATACAGGATCTGAGCTGAGATCAACTTAcgcaaattcttttttataagacaATATTATAAGAAAGGGTGAAAGGGCGCAATCCACATACACATGGTATATTTAAAGAAGCACCAAACTAAGAGATAGAGGGAGAACGAAGAgagaaaatcaatataattagaATAGCCATGACTATTATAGGCTGACATCTAAACAAAAAGCTTTTAGCATTCTGGATCAAAGTTCATCCAGTCTTCTTGCAATCATCAAAATTCTGAGCATTGCGTTTACTTCACACGCACCAGATGAGGCATGGCGAGACCAATAGCCAAACTTCCATGCTGCAATGATCAGCATTCTAACATCTCCAAGCCATCAACTCTACCACTTTTGACGCATACCCACACTAAAAAGATGCAATATCGAGGCTCATAATTTCATTGTCTAGCGTTGTTGAAGAGTTGTCGGTAATCTGCCACCGAGGCCTCCTTATTCCAGGAAAGTCTGAAAAGTTCCGAAAAAACAGCTTTCAATGGTTGATTGCTGCACCAAAAGTCGTGCCAAAATTCTCTCTGGCCTGTATCCCACCATAAATCTGATAAAGCCCAAGAAAATCCCCTGATCGTCCTTATGTTTTCCCACATGCCAACACCATAAAGTCCCCTGACTTTACTAGAGCACTACCATCCCCATGTACCACCATACCTGACTTCTATCACAGCTACAACACCTCCCTTTCGGTAGTAAAGTGCCATGGCCATTTGCCCAAAAAAGCACAATTAAACACCAGCAAATTTCTGACTCCTCACCCCCTAAAGAAACCAGAGGACATATCTTGGGCCAGCTAATCAAATGAAACTTGAACTCATCGCCAAACATAAAATATCTCTGAAAGTCTTTCTATACAATTGGTCACACCAGCCAGTATAGAAAAAACAGACATATAGGAGGTgggaaaattgaataaattgcTTTTGATCAAGATTGAATTCAGACCTAGGTTTAAGCCTAAGGCTGAGTTGGAACTCAAACATATCCCAAACTCTATTGTCACCAACTAATTCTCAACAAATAAGTAGATTTCTGGATTGTAAAGGAAATTCTTATCATCCATTGATGTGCTAAATGAGTCACTGATATGTAGCAGCTGGATGAAGCCAAAAAGTGTGAAAACGATGTATGAAATTCTGATGTTGGCATTTCTATAGGTTTTAGTGTGACAAGTACAGCTTTTAAATATCTTGATCCTCCTTTTTGACAGAGATCTTTACGTCCAATATTTGAAACCATGCATGCACCTAAAACGCTTTAGAATTACTTTGGTGAAGTGATTCAAAGGGAAGGGCACCAAAATTCTAAGTTTATCTAAGCTTTGATATGAGGAGAGAATGGAGGAGTAACTCTACGGAGAGTCGATTGCTAAATAGGTTTTTTGCCCTTTTCTAAACGCCACTTTTCCTAAACCAGGCATAACATTACATATAATCTGTGAAtcccctcaacaaaatcaagCCTTATGTAACAATAATATGTGTGAAATAACCACgtatcccaaaagtttaaaatgATGGGAAGGGGTAGATTTACTGATTTAGGCcatgtttggatataaaaaatgtttggaaatattttagaattttgcttgcaagaaactccttgccgagggcctatgcacctctgggattagtcgggatgttGTTCctagacacccggtgccaataaaaaaaaatatatatgttcaagATTAGGTTTTGGAAGGAGAGAAAATTTCGAATAAAAACCTTTTTAACTGCCCATTCttgaattaataatacttgtttacttataaaaaaaaaaagaattgtattggagtttgtgaaagtggatagataaaattaaaaagttgtttgaatataattttttaagattattttttgtattggaatttgtaaaaagagttgtattgatttttgtgtttgagtaatgattagatgaaaatttgaaatagaaaagatttttgtatttgggtaatgttttttttttttttttttgttttataagtatgtatttgagtaatgtttgggaatgaagttatgagaaaatttgagaaatgttgaaaattttggaaattctTAGTttgccaaacatagccttaattatttatatttacttaacaCTCCTCCCTCACGTGTAGGCCAGACTCCCCCTTAATAAGTGAGCCTAACACGtaaaacattaaattaattgagtgaAGTGTCTGTCAGGGTAGAACTCAGGACCTCTACTTTGATATCTTGTGAAATTATCACTTGTCTCAAAAGCTTAAGTTGatgggaagagatagatttaatcatttatatttactttttgaTTGGCACTAGGTGTGCAGGAACaatgtcccgactaatcccagagGTGCACAAGCCCTCAGCAAGGAATTTCctacaagtgcacctcgggtaattcgaGGGGTAAACCCCCCAATCCGAtgacccctagagattgtttgcactcaagagGATTTAGACCTTGGGGGAGCATACCACTAAGCCCaaggtctttaccacttgagccaatctCTAGGGGttcatttatatttacttaacaATATGCAACGATGAAAGGACCATGGGACATGCTTCAAATAGTCTAACTTAAAATTTCATCAAGCCAATTCATGCCTCTTCAGTTCGGgcccaaaaattaaaatcaagcTAAGAAGTTGTAATCACTGTAATGCTGTCCACCATAATCCCAGAATAATTTAGATGGATGTGTCAGAACAACCTATGGCTTTGGAAGAATCCAGTAAATCCATACAAAAATAGGCAAAAGCTGGTATTTATATACTAGAAACAACCTCTGGTTAGAGCTTCATACTTTCATTTTGTTCAGGCTGACCTTATTCTGGTCAAACTGCCAAACTCGCAACCTAAGAACATATCTGACATGCTGATGTTATATCAGTACAAGGTTTACTGGACCAATTGTTGACATGACcttgttaggaaaaaaaaaaaacagccacAAGAAATACTTTCCAAGGCAGagtggacaaaaaaaaaaatcaaatccctTCAGTCCTTCAATTTTAAAGatccaaaaataaaaggcaaaatATACTTTACTGGAGAAAAACATAATCTTGTTGCATCTAATTTAGAAGTTTCAATCATCAAACACCGCAAAGACATCACATTACACTTCCCACTACTCTTAAATTGCATATTAAAGCCTGCATGCATACCCTACATGGAAAGTAGATAAATAGATCATAATAATGAAGTCAAGGTCCTGTGATAACCATTACTTAGTAATAATCACACCTATGATAAAAGGTGCTTAACATGCCTATGTAGAGGAATATCCAGTAGCCTTTAGTGCTTTTTATTAAACTGattattactcataaaaaacaaGTAGAGGAATAACCAGTAGCGACACACTTGCCAGCGAGTGATGGTTAGCTAAAGTATGCCGTAGATCAATGATGAGCAAAAGTAAAATTCCAAATTCAACTATTATCAGTAAACATCAAGCCCACCAAAACAGGTGTTAAGGATGCATACCAAAAAAATATCCAGTCGAGGTACATCAACTATCCATGAATTGggcctataaaataaaatccccACTAAAAAGTAAGTTACCACCACAATTTGGCTTAGATTAGTTTCCTCCACACCAACCGCAAAGCTAAGTTGTCTAGAGTCTAAGAAACCTAGAACATATAAGTTTATGTCCTCCATAGTCCGCTCCACAcatttaagaattttatatcATAGAGTTACAAAATAGATAGAAACAGATCCTTCTCGTTAAATGCCACTATCAGAattattcattcattctttattgaacaaaaactttaattctacttataaaaaaacatatttttaattcattgttCTTCACAACTATTAATAAGCAACCAAAAGGAACCGAGCAAAGCATGCAAATTTGACTGCTTTCCATAattagaataaactaaaacctaaattCTGAAACCCCTATACTAAACGCAATGCAAATCGAAATAGCTTTGTGCCATTCttctaaaaccaaaaaaactcaaatatccACAACTTCATTTTTCTCTATACAGTTCTCCTAGTTTTTCACAGTAACCAAACAAGGGAtacaggaaagaaaaaatgattttttttttggcaaaagaaATAACGAAATGGAACCTGGATGCTGAAATCGCCGTCTAAAGAGACGTTGTGGGACTCGACGGAGAGGAAATCGCCGGAGGCGGCGCCCCCATCGAGCATCATCTGGCGCTCCTTGAGATCAAGATCGGTGGCCAGTGCGGCCAAATCAAATTCGGAGAAGAAAGGTCCCTGCAGCACCGTGTTCACGCAATGCACCGCGCACAGCTTCGACTCTTGTACCTCGTGGTACAACATTCCTCCATTGCTCGCTCCCTCCATATTATTTTCCAATCTCTTTCTCACAGAccccaaaaaaaggaaaacagagtAACTGTAAAAATCGATAATCCTAGAGCCTAAGAAAAACCCGTGTTTCTTATGTATCTCTGTCTTCTTTCCCTCTCTTCTGCGTATGGATACTCCGGTATATATGCTTGTGCGTGAGAAGGGACGATGAGGAAAAGAGGATGGTGGGGATATCAGAAAAGAAACTATAGAGTCTAGACATGCCGTTGGGGTCAATCCAGCATATGTTGAAGCGACTTTGTGTTTCTAAAACGATAAATCTCGTCGTAGGAGAAATGCTGGCatcattattcaaaaaaaaaatcatgctaCAGTTTCCGCTCCCAGCCGGCAGCACCGCTGGGAGGTACCgtcagttataaaaaaatttttattttttttatttttttatatatgtattttttaatatttttaaatatatttttaaaaaaataaaaaaatttataatattattaaaaaatatttttttaattattaaatcaaaaaaatcaaaaatcaaaacgaTAAAATGGAGCGTACAATTGGGtagaaagaataatattatccaaaaaaaacaattattggTAAAATGGTACGTGGTGGTTGAGAATCGGTCTTtttattaagagtaatgctgTGCATCAGCCGGAAGTCGCAGCACACCAcacagatttatttttttttcactcaatgtATTGAGTGTGCAGCGACTGCAGCGCACAATAagctgatatttatattttctcttttactaAACTCCTTCgaatctttttactaaaaaattattggtaAAACGGTATGTGGTGGTCGATTCTTCAAGACAATTTTTCTTTCTGAATTTCACTAAACTCCTTCGAATCTGACATCTGTATTTAACAAAATTGAAtgcttttattttactttataacaACCATATTAAAAATCGCATTAccttatattaaagaaaaataattaacctttataactcttttataattctattaaatgaataatagttTTGTAAAACTGAATTGTAAAAGAGTTACGAGAGAGTTGTATAACTTGTAAGTGTATCAGTATCTATATCTAAATATAAGTATTAagaaaaacagaataaataCTAACAAAAGCTAGATACTATATTAATTTAAGAGCACTAGCATGGttttctctatatgcatatgtaaaattatatcttttagaattgatttttgtatataaaaaaaaactctcacattggattatgtaTCTTTGAgccaaataattaatattattatttatttttttcttaaaattattatatatattataattagcacCACtgcaaattttatcatttagcACCCACTAGaattcttttcttaaaattctctTCGTTggtggagagagggaggggggggggggagagaaaaaaaaatgtaatgaaataaaatttggagAGCGAATAGTGCATATTCAAATTTAcagaaaatattgttcataactACGTAAATTTTTAGATATGCATAATTCAATGCAGCTCAATTTAAggtcatattatataaatatgtggatacatatatagatacatAATTCAATATTAGTGTTAGATTTGTAGTTTGTTTAAtgaacatattaattaattaattacctaGGTTTTAAAACTGAACCTTTTTCCTTGTTGAATTTTCTCGATTGATCAAATCAACATCTTCGACACGTTTCCTAATAAACTATTAGATAGCATAAATAGTTATTCAACACTTATCTTACGCGTAACTCCTCACTCAATGAGAGATTGGAAGACTTTATTTGTTATAACACAAGGAGCATGGTTAATAGTGATTCTCATCCACATGATCAGCTAATGAATACCCTGGATCTACTGGACAACCATTGATCAATTGAAGTGGATCAGGGGTGGAGATCTCCCACTGGCCACTACATTATAGGGCAAGACCTTCGTGTACAACTCGTCTCTTTCCACCCCTTTAAGTAGAACTGAGCATGGGCTAGACCCTTATcccatcttttttattttgagcaaTCCGAGATACAATCTCTAAATAGGAATTGTAATACAAATTTagactattttaactttaaaattttttaaaattacaaaattatccctcctaaaatgatgttttctcttatttaataatgtgcctgcAAATGCAGTCCCTACTTgaagactgcaaataaaatttctcttttttagaATGATACCCATTCAAAAGcctaattttctatttttttttttttttaaatgaaggcACCTTATCAATCAACCACGCTTTGAGTTTAATtcagcttttctttttttctttttttgagttcttattttcagatattatcattaaaaaatactaatactAGTAAATCCCAGAGGAAAGATTATACATTTTCATTAATACAGTAGTAAAAAAGGTATCTCCATGCCCTTTGGCGCCCCCCCTCCTTTTTTTCCTGGTGCTGCAGCATCATTAGCTTATTCCCCTCAGGCAAAATGGATTTTCAGATGAGTTCTCAGACAAGCAGATCATAGTGGTTCTTCCCACTGTACAGTAGCCTCACAACTTTCCTGGCTCTTTCTTTTATCAAGCCCTTACGAAACTCAGCTCCATACTCAGCAATGGGAATAAAACCAGAGCCCCACCCACCCTTTGCGTGCTGCAGTTGAATTGAACGTGAGGATGTTAGAACATGAAACAGCACCTTTTTTACAACCCCTGCTCGTCTACaaggacggagagagagagagagtggggacATAAATATTGGAAGCAGCAGCATTGATCCAAAATACAACAATGTGTATGCGTGTGTAGCAAGGGAATCAATGCCTGGAACCATGACAACTGCACAGTTCAcaacaaattttgtttttttttttggcatgtaattcacaacaaaaaatttacttGCAGCCTCCAGATTTAAGTTGGAGATCTCAAAGGCCCAAAATTATTACATGTAACACAGGTAGCTTTAAGACCATGAGATGACATTTTCTTGATAAACAAATTCCATGCCCTTGTAAAATTTCCTTGTCCCCTTGTAAGCTTTAGACTTGATTACAAATTTCCAATCACAGTTACAAGCTATTACAAAAGTTATAATAGTTGGGAGGACAGCAACTGAAGCGACTTCAGAATCACTAGAAACcaattcaaattgaaaatttgaaaaaacaaatggtAAATGCAAAAGAAGTAACGAGCCATTTGCCAAAACTAGTAAATAAAAGCATCCAAGTTTACATAGCTTGTGAAGGTAAAAATATACCTCATGCTCCGGTATGTAAACAACAATTGGCTGCCTACACAACTTTGAAAGCACCTGGCAGAATAATAATGGTAAATTGTCAGTATGCAATGTCTAATAACAAGGTTATGTAGTTTGCATATACATGAAGGTTTGCATTTATGCACTCCCACTCAGACACATACAGATTAGTATCGgcaaataaaaaacattcaaGGTGAATTTAACAATCAGAGAACAAGCAATGTGACATCAACGATATCCCAAAGGCAGATTATTTAGTGtccccaagaaaaaaaaatagaacaataaATCTAACGGTTAAAAAGCGGCATCATGTCTTCCTTTTTTATTGAAACAACAAGAGTTTAATACATATGCAACAGTCCAAAGCACGCCTCAATAGGTTCATGCAAATATAATCCTATAGCAGGTTCTTCAGCACTTAACACCAATTGCCACTTAATAGATAGCGTCAAAACTAGTGCAATGCCTACTATTAcaaagatctttttttttttttttttataagtaaaggaAAGAATTAGTGGTTGTCAGAAGTGGGATCTGAACCCATTACAAAGATCTTAAAACAACTATTTAGACTAACAGAAAGAACTAACCAGTAGCTCTGACTCTCCTCCCCAGAAATCAGGTCGTTCAATGCGTTGGCAGTAACTACAAAAAGATATTTGTTAATAAATGGATAAACCCCCACAGTATTTGGCAATAAGCATACATCGCAAAACCACTAATACCAATAAGCATATGCTAAAACATACATCAGGTTGCCGGAAGTTTAAAAGAAGATCCACAATGGATAGAAAGATAAAGGACCTACCGTTTTAAAGATTCCTCAACTGTAATTGCAACCAGTGCTTCTTTATACTGATGGCGttctttatcattttcacatataaCGTCTCTCACAGCCATTCGTAATTCATCTGCATATTTACAACAGTTAGTTTGTACCAGGATTTGTTGAAATTTATTCCTAACAGCCTCTACAGAAGGACAAAAGATAAAGTCCTCTGAAGGTTTAGCTCTGTTTaatatttaacaaataaaaaaaaaaaaaaaaaaaggatacgAAAGCCCAAACTATGAAAGCCAGGCAATAGCCCCTTGCTCCTTATGTTCCTTGCATGCTCCGGGAGAATAATTTATGTGCAGTAGGTTTACAATCTCGTATAAAGGGCCATAATGAGTATCAAACACATGATCCATACAAGTCTGTGTCTTACtgttacatatttttctttgcaTGGGTCTGGGAGGTGATTTCAGGACAATAAATCCTAATTCTGTGTTTGATCATAGCTGGGCCAAGCTATAGAAATTCCAACAGTAGCCTATGGTAAAATATAAAGAAGTTTTCCAAAGCAAAACACAAATGGAATAGATCCGTTGATCTGGGCCCACCAACTAACCACTGAGTTAAACAAGACTATCTAGGCACTGTataaaaaaaggagaagaagaaaagaaaagggagtcAATTGTAGTTGAAAGTATATTATAAAGCACTCCTGGCTGACATATATTATGGTGCCTACATTAGATTAGAGGTCATACCTATAATCCAATTTATGAGCTCTAcaattctatataaataaaaaaaaaaatccccaaacaacccaaaaaaaaaattatgagataaagaaggaaaaaatggaTGAATCTAGCTACCTTGAACTCATTCATTAGAGTAAAGAGAAAGTGTCAAGACTACTAATTGATAACTACATTGAGATGGTATGGAACAGGCAATGAAAAATAATGCTATCATGGACTCCTTTTTATTGAATGAACATATCCTTGAGATTGGAATGGAGATTTTATGAACACGAACAGATCCAGCAAACCtgcattttctctctcttctcgtgGGTTTAGAGAAATAGCCTTGTTGAAAGCCATACCTTTGACctgattttatcatttaaaagtTAGTTAGGAGGCAATGGTAAGTTACAATACAGTTCAATGAACCTTCAGATATACCACAACCATTTTGTACATAAAAGTGAAGACAGCACAGAAAAACaagttttagtttattttctttcttaaatagGAAAAGAATTGGAACACTCTCTCTTGTTATTAACTACATTATTTAATGACGTAAAAACTCCTAATTCTTCAGTTTTAGCCcctttttatttgttatgttCTACAAATTGCCACATGCCCTATGTACCATAGATCATATCATACATGAATAACTACAATAACCAACTTTTTTCCTTATTTAACATAAATGggattttcttctcatcttGCTTCCATCTTTTCATGGATGATATTCTTTATTTAGTCTTACATTTAGTGGATAATTTTGTTCCTTCTTTCCCCAAGATAGTATTCTTTCTATATGTCTCTTACTTCTCTTACAAAAGACCAAAGTTTTTATATCGTGTAACTATCCAAGGAAAGTTCAAGCCAAATATTAGCTTGGGATTGGCCAATGTTGCAATTTGAAAACTAGGAATCATTATAAACCACAAGATTTCTCCCTCCAAGACAATGTAGGATTTCATTAACCACCCACCAATATTCAATCCAGGTATGACAATCCCCTAAATCTCACTCGCCAATATGGGATTTGACGTGTTGGATTGGTTTTGATACCACTTATAACGACCCAAGAAAAGCCTAATCCACATATGAGCTAATGGTCCAAAATAACTAGTCAATGTTCCAACCAGGGTCCCTTGGAATCATTACAAGCCTCAAGAACTTCGCCCTCCTAGGTAATAAAGGATCGCATTCACCCTTCTCATATACTCAATCCAGggtgttagtgtaaaaataatatgttggcATGTTCTTATGAAAAAACTTAGTCCAATTGAGTTGTCAATATGTTGAGTAGAGTCCAAGTTGCAAATTCGCAAGATCTGATGAGATCGATCTAGCTGGAGTAAATCAGTCATAACTTTGATTCCCATATTGGATTGAGGTGATATTGGTGTCGTTGAAAAGCTAACTcaattatttacaaattcatGTTTCACAAGGATCTTCAAACTCCAATGTATACAGGGTCAAAACTGGACAAAAAGTTCGCTCGACAGTTGCTCGAGTGAAAATTCCGGAAATCGATTTTTTACTAGGGTTTGGACTCTTTAAGTGGTCTTCTCAAAccctaagggctcgtttggacacttagaatatctcagaatatctatgaatagtagtgaaattgtttgagttaagatgtttattaggttttggaaaataaaagagaaaaagttgaaaaaaaatattataaagttaaaaaattctttgaatataatttttaatattatttttgttttgaaatttgaaaaagttatattatttaaatgttttgtttagaagtttgggaaagttgtaataattaggtaatgatttgatgaaaaagttgaagatttgagattgaaaagtgttttgtatttgagtgatatttggaaagaaaatatcttagaatacttgagaacaCCTTGTTacccaaacaaggcctaagtaTATATAGAACAATATGCACGACTTCTGGGGTAGGGAGAGAGGCCAGAATTGCCATATTCAGTgtattttagagagaaaaccctaaagagattttttttttttttttttatataagtatggtttttcttttaaggaTCAATACAAGGTTAGAGAGATTTGACAAGTATTATCCCCCGGAAGTTTATAGGAAAGTCAAAGGCGAAATTAGGAATCATACAAGCAAGAGTGACAACATCAAGAACAAAGCAGAGAATTTCAAAGGTCAGAAATCACATAAAGATAGGGATAACATAAAATAAGAAGCCATTTA
This genomic interval from Juglans regia cultivar Chandler chromosome 3, Walnut 2.0, whole genome shotgun sequence contains the following:
- the LOC109004204 gene encoding ataxin-3 homolog, which encodes MEGASNGGMLYHEVQESKLCAVHCVNTVLQGPFFSEFDLAALATDLDLKERQMMLDGGAASGDFLSVESHNVSLDGDFSIQVLQKALEVWDLQVIPLDSPVAEHAQVDPELENAFICHLQDHWFCIRKVNGEWYNFDSLYAAPQHLSKFYLSAYLDSLKGFGWSIFLVRGNFPKECPISSSEASNGYGQWLSPEDAERITKSCNSTLAPPQRIDPSQQQSNPFLPSREGEIISEMEDEDLKAAIAASLIDYFPATASSETGHPQNENQTSKEEHQ
- the LOC109004205 gene encoding OVARIAN TUMOR DOMAIN-containing deubiquitinating enzyme 3 isoform X1, whose product is MADKLSNGVILEQLKNGFANFELVSSPVPSISIPNSQPCPTAFLEYNSHRFFAKIGPPLGIESPAMRKVERYSIQRVAGDGRCLFRALVKGMAFNKAISLNPREERENADELRMAVRDVICENDKERHQYKEALVAITVEESLKRYCQRIERPDFWGGESELLVLSKLCRQPIVVYIPEHEHAKGGWGSGFIPIAEYGAEFRKGLIKERARKVVRLLYSGKNHYDLLV
- the LOC109004205 gene encoding OVARIAN TUMOR DOMAIN-containing deubiquitinating enzyme 3 isoform X2; the protein is MADKLSNGVILEQLKNGFANFELVSSPVPSISIPNSQPCPTAFLEYNSHRFFAKIGPPLGIESPAMRKVERYSIQRVAGDGRCLFRALVKGMAFNKAISLNPREERENADELRMAVRDVICENDKERHQYKEALVAITVEESLKRYCQRIERPDFWGGESELLVLSKLCRQPIVVYIPEHETSRGCKKGAVSCSNILTFNSTAARKGWVGLWFYSHC